The following are encoded in a window of Clarias gariepinus isolate MV-2021 ecotype Netherlands chromosome 8, CGAR_prim_01v2, whole genome shotgun sequence genomic DNA:
- the LOC128529287 gene encoding core histone macro-H2A.2, which translates to MSARGGKKKTTKLSRSARAGVIFPVGRMMRYLRTGTHKYRIGMGAPVYMAAVIEYLAAEILELAGNAARDNKKGRITPRHIKLAVANDEELNQLLRGVTISNGGVLPRIHPELLSKKRGGRVKVDSQMTAPEKTVKEGKANKRSSKKGRGKPGRKPRKIAENDKDGTNSTMEDGPGEGFTVLAAKSLFLGQKISLAESDISKIGTIKVEGIINPTNAEIDLKDGIGNALEKAGGKDFLEAVKELRKTQGPLEVASVAVSQANGMAARFIIHCNVPQWGSEKCEDQLEKTVKNCLSAAEEKKLKSVAFPSLPTGRNGFPKQTAAQLILKAISNHFVSATTSSLKNIYFVMFDSESIGIYLQEMTKMDVK; encoded by the exons ATGTCGGccagaggaggaaaaaagaagACCACCAAGCTGTCACGCTCAGCCCGAGCTGGTGTTATCTTTCCTGTAGGGAGGATGATGAGGTACTTACGCACAGGGACTCATAAGTACCGCATCGGTATGGGTGCTCCTGTCTACATGGCAGCTGTCATTGAGTACTTAGCAG CTGAAATTTTAGAATTAGCCGGTAATGCTGCCAGAGACAACAAGAAAGGACGAATTACTCCACGGCACATCAAGTTAGCAGTGGCTAATGATGAAGAGCTTAACCAG CTACTGAGAGGGGTTACCATATCGAATGGTGGCGTCCTGCCCCGTATCCACCCTGAGCTGCTTTCCAAGAAGAGAGGAGGCAGAGTAAAGGTGGACTCTCAGATGACGGCGCCAGAGAAGACAGTCAAAGAGGGCAAAGCCAACAAAAGGTCCTCCAAAAAGGGCAGAGGAAAACCAGGCCGGAAACCAAGG AAGATTGCAGAGAATGACAAAGACGGAACCAACAGCACAATGGAGGATGGACCAGGAGAAGGATTTACTGTTCTTGCAGCAAAGAGTTTGTTCCTTGGACAAAAG ATCTCTCTTGCAGAGAGTGACATCAGCAAAATTGGAACTATCAAAGTTGAAGGAATCATTAATCCCACAAATGCAGAGATTGATCTGAAGGATGGAATTG GTAATGCACTAGAAAAGGCTGGAGGGAAAGATTTCCTGGAAGCTGTAAAAGAACTGCGGAAAACACAAGGTCCCTTGGAGGTTGCATCAG TTGCAGTTAGCCAAGCCAATGGGATGGCGGCGCGTTTCATCATCCACTGCAATGTCCCTCAGTGGGGCTCTGAGAAGTGTGAGGATCAGCTGGAGAAGACGGTGAAGAACTGCCtgtctgctgcagaggagaagaagCTCAAATCTGTGGCCTTTCCTTCTCTACCCACTGGAAG AAATGGTTTCCCAAAGCAAACTGCCGCCCAGCTGATACTGAAGGCCATTTCAAATCATTTTGTTTCAGCAACCACATCCTCACTGAAGAACATTTACTTTGTGATGTTTGACAGTGAGAGCATTGGGATTTATCTGCAGGAAATGACCAAGATGGATGTCAAGTGA